GGTTCATTAATTCAGATAAGGAATATCCTTCAATTGTTTTAGCCATAGCTTGTTTAAGCCCCTCCCTCGATTTTCAATTATAGTTACATGATAATGGTAGTTGCTTCCATTCCGCAACCGAAATTTTAGAATTTTCAGATTCATAACCATTAAAAAAGCAACCCTACTCTCAGGTTGCCTTTTGCTCAAAGATTAATGTCCAACATAATTAGCATCTGGGATCAATTGCTTCCATTCTTCATAAGAAATGATGGTATCCCAGTGGCCGGTTAGTTTTGCCATTCCTACGACTACAAGAAACATCACAAGGAAGGCGACTGGAATAAACCATTTATTCACCTTTTTGTTTACAACAGTCATATTCAGCGTATCCTTAACTGGACAAGCTTCTACACATGACATACATGCTGTACAATTGAGTGAATTGACTGCTTCAACCTTATGGACTTTCAGTCTTTGCGGACATACCTTTGTACACATTTCACAATTCGTGCACGTCTCTTCATTTCTACGAATCTTAGATATTCTAAAAATGGAGCCTAATCCAATTAAGGCCCCATATGGGCAAAGGAACCGACACCAGAAGTTTTTAAAGAATAACGACAGGATAAAAATCACTGCTATAACCATTAAACCCGTTCCGCCAATATTTAAAAAGAATTGCAGCATCTTTACGTCTGAAACTTTATTATAATCCAACTCTAGAAAAGCCTTTGCACTATAAGTAGACATTTGAATAACCATGCTTAAGAAGAACAAGAGAAGTAGATATTTTATTGGTGATAAAAGCCATGCCAGCCAAGTAGGAATCTCAAAATTCCTTTTAAATATTTTTTTGCCAAGTCTTGCTGTCCACTCACTAACCGTTCCAACCGGACAGAACCAGCTGCAAAAGGATTTACGGAAGATGATTCCTGCACCTACAAAAAAGGTAAATAAAACAAGCCCAGCAGGATGAATCTGATCAAACTCCCCATTATTTATCCATACCTTTAGTGCGACCAGTGCACTAATCGGTAAAAACCCTTCTACTGCAGAGGGTCTTTCCACGAAAGGTGTTTGTCCGAGTGTTTCAAAATGCAAATAGAATCGATAAAACTGTATGCCTACATATAGTAAAAACAATAAAAAAACAGCCTGCACAACGTATCTTGTGACTGTAATTGGCTTACGCTTCAACTGTTTTTTATACCACGTTTTTGATTTCATCCCATTTCCTCCATTCTTCCATTACTTTTAATATAAAGAACGTAAAAAAGGAGGTATGTGATATTAATCATGGGATGAATTCATTTCATAAAGATGTCACATTAGCAACTTAATTTTGTCAAAAAATTTTTCACTGGTACATCAACCATGTAAACGGTTACTGATAATTTTTATAAAAAAAGGGGTTGCAAAATTATCTAAA
The window above is part of the Bacillus sp. SORGH_AS_0510 genome. Proteins encoded here:
- a CDS encoding 4Fe-4S binding protein; the protein is MKSKTWYKKQLKRKPITVTRYVVQAVFLLFLLYVGIQFYRFYLHFETLGQTPFVERPSAVEGFLPISALVALKVWINNGEFDQIHPAGLVLFTFFVGAGIIFRKSFCSWFCPVGTVSEWTARLGKKIFKRNFEIPTWLAWLLSPIKYLLLLFFLSMVIQMSTYSAKAFLELDYNKVSDVKMLQFFLNIGGTGLMVIAVIFILSLFFKNFWCRFLCPYGALIGLGSIFRISKIRRNEETCTNCEMCTKVCPQRLKVHKVEAVNSLNCTACMSCVEACPVKDTLNMTVVNKKVNKWFIPVAFLVMFLVVVGMAKLTGHWDTIISYEEWKQLIPDANYVGH